A region of Halalkaliarchaeum desulfuricum DNA encodes the following proteins:
- a CDS encoding DUF367 family protein, translating into MELHVRYEGDDDPEKCTARKLARFDLATLHRSDRATPYGIVLNPHAERALSPADAETVESDALIALDCSWESASEARFALPGEHRALPYLVAANPVNFGRPLRLTTVEALAAALVILGDRPHAEEILSKFTWGETFLELNEEPLGRYAACENSTAVVAVQQEYLDR; encoded by the coding sequence GTGGAACTCCACGTCCGGTACGAGGGCGACGACGACCCCGAGAAGTGTACGGCACGCAAACTCGCCCGGTTCGACCTCGCGACGCTTCACCGCTCGGATCGTGCCACGCCGTACGGGATCGTACTGAACCCACACGCCGAGCGGGCGCTCTCGCCGGCTGACGCCGAGACGGTCGAAAGCGACGCCCTGATCGCGCTCGACTGTTCCTGGGAGTCGGCGAGCGAGGCCCGGTTCGCGCTTCCGGGCGAACACCGGGCGCTGCCGTATCTCGTGGCCGCAAATCCCGTCAACTTCGGACGTCCCCTCCGGCTCACCACCGTCGAGGCGCTCGCGGCGGCCCTCGTCATTCTAGGCGATCGCCCCCACGCCGAGGAAATCCTCTCGAAGTTCACCTGGGGCGAGACGTTTCTCGAACTCAACGAGGAGCCGCTCGGCCGGTATGCTGCCTGCGAGAATTCGACCGCGGTGGTCGCTGTCCAGCAGGAGTACCTCGATCGGTGA
- a CDS encoding MarR family transcriptional regulator, with protein MSTDLENAEGIETRELVHFVTQQTRFALVNNILQHPDQLPSMYELEELNPSVSDATVYKHVQKLIDAGIVREVALDDDQRRQGYPWKFYGLSEEGREFLEEYNLLAAEETLQQIYETISDKPEKMVKYENAPRPEDV; from the coding sequence ATGAGCACTGACTTGGAAAACGCAGAGGGAATAGAAACCCGCGAACTCGTCCACTTCGTGACCCAGCAGACGCGATTCGCGCTCGTCAACAACATCCTCCAGCACCCCGATCAACTGCCTTCGATGTACGAACTCGAGGAACTCAACCCCAGCGTGAGCGACGCCACCGTCTACAAGCACGTCCAGAAACTGATCGATGCCGGTATCGTCAGGGAAGTTGCTCTAGACGACGACCAGCGACGGCAGGGCTACCCCTGGAAGTTCTACGGACTCTCGGAGGAGGGCCGCGAGTTCCTCGAGGAGTACAATTTGCTCGCTGCCGAGGAGACCCTCCAGCAGATTTATGAAACCATCTCCGACAAACCCGAGAAGATGGTCAAATACGAGAACGCACCCCGCCCTGAGGACGTATAG
- a CDS encoding diphthine--ammonia ligase, which yields MADECWVSLFSGGKDSSWALYRALEEGLNVTHLLTVHPEGDSYMYHVPATRLAELAAESIGLPLVDVEPGTFGADTATDSGTQGDREIEPLETALQELQEDLDCELAGVTAGAVESEYQTSRIEALCDRLGIELFAPLWHRDPVELAEAMIDAGFEITIVQVAAYGLDESWLGRTLDTAALAELRELNEEYGVHVLGEGGEFETLVTDAPHMDRPIRLEYEPEWDGTRGRLRITDAWLADG from the coding sequence ATGGCCGACGAGTGCTGGGTGAGCCTCTTTTCGGGCGGGAAAGACTCCTCGTGGGCGCTGTATCGGGCACTGGAGGAGGGGCTGAACGTGACGCACCTGCTTACGGTCCACCCCGAAGGCGACTCGTACATGTACCACGTTCCGGCGACTCGCCTCGCCGAACTCGCCGCCGAGAGCATCGGACTCCCGCTAGTGGACGTCGAACCGGGAACCTTCGGGGCAGACACAGCCACTGATTCCGGAACGCAGGGCGACAGGGAGATCGAACCGCTGGAGACGGCACTCCAGGAGCTACAGGAGGACCTGGACTGCGAACTCGCCGGCGTGACGGCGGGCGCCGTCGAGAGCGAGTATCAGACCAGCCGAATCGAGGCGCTGTGTGACCGCCTCGGGATCGAGCTGTTCGCGCCGCTGTGGCACCGGGATCCCGTGGAGCTGGCAGAGGCAATGATCGACGCCGGGTTCGAGATCACGATAGTGCAGGTGGCCGCCTACGGTCTCGACGAATCCTGGCTCGGCCGGACGCTCGATACGGCTGCGCTCGCGGAGCTGCGAGAACTCAACGAGGAATACGGCGTCCACGTGCTGGGGGAAGGTGGCGAATTCGAGACGCTGGTGACCGACGCACCGCACATGGACCGACCGATCCGCCTCGAGTACGAACCCGAGTGGGACGGCACGCGCGGGCGGCTCCGGATCACCGACGCGTGGCTCGCCGACGGGTGA
- a CDS encoding nuclear transport factor 2 family protein, which translates to MDADDDVTTVERSADGDGRDDADSEGTGRDAVESYYASIDAHEYDRLASLLAPSFVHYRPDRTLDGRETFVTFMREERPMTETTHEIESIYPNGHGVAARGRLLDAAGEELFSFVDVFWMDGDGRIDTLYTYTG; encoded by the coding sequence ATGGACGCCGACGACGACGTGACGACGGTCGAGCGATCCGCAGACGGTGACGGGCGCGACGACGCAGATAGCGAAGGGACCGGCCGCGACGCGGTCGAGAGCTACTACGCGTCGATCGACGCCCACGAGTACGATCGGCTCGCGTCCCTCCTCGCGCCGTCGTTCGTCCACTACCGGCCGGATCGTACGCTCGACGGCCGGGAGACGTTCGTGACGTTCATGCGCGAGGAGCGTCCGATGACCGAGACGACTCACGAGATCGAGTCGATCTATCCGAACGGGCACGGGGTCGCCGCCCGGGGACGATTGCTGGACGCCGCTGGTGAGGAACTGTTCTCGTTCGTGGACGTGTTCTGGATGGACGGCGACGGCCGTATCGACACGCTGTACACGTACACGGGGTAG
- a CDS encoding acyl-CoA dehydrogenase, which yields MELSLSAEQRQIRDMVSEFVDEEIVPIADEIDDTDEFPAELIDEMAELGLMGMPFPEEYGGAGLDYHAYAIGLEEISRGSGGVGTIVAAHTSLAGNMLFEFGDDEQKETFLTPLNRGDDIGAFALSEAGAGSDVPAMTTTAEPHGDGYLIDGEKLWISNGSVADTVVVFAKTDPDAGNRGISSFVVRPEEDDGFHVEGTEKKLGDKGCPTAELRFDGLYVPESRLLGGDGDGFIQALKTLNAGRITIAARSVGIARAALEDATDYAQDREQFDQPISEFQAIQHKLADMDTKVQTAKLLMHKAADLKERGEPYVKEAAQAKLHASEVSREVANEAIQIHGGYGYTADFPVERYYRDAKLNEIYEGTSEVLRNTIAREMLK from the coding sequence ATGGAGCTTTCCCTCTCCGCGGAGCAGCGCCAGATCCGCGACATGGTTTCGGAGTTCGTCGACGAGGAGATCGTCCCGATCGCCGACGAGATCGACGACACCGACGAGTTCCCGGCCGAACTGATCGACGAGATGGCGGAACTCGGCCTAATGGGGATGCCGTTCCCCGAGGAGTACGGCGGCGCGGGGCTGGACTATCACGCGTACGCCATCGGGCTGGAGGAGATCTCCCGCGGGTCAGGCGGGGTCGGAACGATCGTCGCGGCACACACTTCGCTGGCGGGCAACATGCTGTTCGAGTTCGGGGACGACGAGCAGAAAGAGACGTTCCTGACGCCGCTGAACCGCGGCGACGACATCGGGGCGTTCGCGCTGTCGGAAGCCGGGGCCGGATCCGACGTGCCAGCGATGACGACGACCGCCGAACCCCACGGGGACGGCTACCTCATCGACGGGGAGAAGCTGTGGATCTCCAACGGCTCGGTCGCAGACACCGTCGTCGTCTTCGCAAAGACCGATCCGGACGCCGGAAACCGGGGGATTTCCTCGTTCGTCGTGCGGCCCGAGGAGGACGACGGCTTCCACGTCGAAGGAACCGAAAAGAAGCTCGGCGACAAGGGCTGTCCGACCGCCGAACTCCGGTTCGACGGGCTGTACGTTCCGGAGTCGCGGCTGCTGGGCGGGGACGGCGACGGCTTCATCCAGGCGCTGAAGACGCTCAACGCCGGCCGGATCACCATCGCGGCACGCAGCGTCGGGATCGCCCGGGCGGCACTGGAGGACGCGACTGACTACGCCCAGGACCGCGAGCAGTTCGACCAGCCCATCTCGGAGTTCCAGGCGATCCAGCACAAACTCGCCGACATGGACACGAAAGTCCAGACGGCGAAGCTGTTGATGCACAAGGCCGCCGACTTAAAAGAGCGCGGCGAGCCGTACGTCAAGGAAGCGGCCCAGGCGAAGCTGCACGCCAGCGAGGTCTCCCGGGAGGTCGCGAACGAGGCGATCCAGATCCACGGCGGCTACGGCTATACTGCCGACTTCCCGGTCGAGCGCTACTACCGGGACGCCAAGCTCAACGAGATATACGAGGGCACCAGCGAAGTCCTGCGGAACACCATCGCCCGCGAGATGCTGAAGTGA